One window of Candidatus Polarisedimenticolia bacterium genomic DNA carries:
- a CDS encoding tetratricopeptide repeat protein, translating to MIGRPGLRRILLRGALVAVACAPCVFAGARSKNEEGNHLYGQRKYDEALKRYTEAQIEAPDAPQLHYNLGNVLFRKGEVEKARDEYRRALAAADPSLDPRAVYNLGNTFFSQDQFKEAIAAYQRTLKLKPSDRDAKKNLELALLRMKQQQQPQNQSGGGKQDKDPQQSPKPQAPQAGQSKKEDKQPEQRPESRPERREKGALSKEEAERILNALQEDEKANLKQRLQKASDEQEKVEKDW from the coding sequence ATGATCGGCCGGCCGGGGCTTCGGAGAATCCTCCTGCGCGGCGCTCTGGTCGCGGTGGCGTGCGCGCCCTGCGTGTTCGCGGGAGCGAGGTCCAAGAACGAGGAAGGGAACCATCTCTACGGGCAGCGGAAATACGACGAAGCCCTCAAGCGCTATACCGAGGCCCAGATCGAGGCCCCCGACGCGCCGCAGCTACATTACAACCTGGGGAACGTCCTTTTCCGGAAGGGGGAGGTGGAGAAGGCGCGTGACGAATATCGCCGCGCCCTGGCCGCCGCCGACCCCTCGCTCGATCCGCGGGCGGTCTACAACCTCGGGAACACGTTTTTCTCGCAGGATCAGTTCAAGGAGGCGATCGCCGCCTATCAGCGGACCCTCAAGCTCAAGCCGTCCGATCGTGACGCCAAGAAGAACCTGGAGCTGGCCCTCCTCCGGATGAAGCAACAGCAGCAGCCGCAAAATCAATCCGGAGGCGGCAAGCAGGACAAGGACCCGCAGCAGTCCCCGAAGCCGCAGGCGCCTCAGGCGGGCCAGTCGAAGAAAGAGGACAAGCAGCCGGAGCAGCGGCCCGAGAGCCGACCCGAGCGGAGGGAAAAAGGCGCCCTGTCGAAAGAAGAGGCGGAGCGGATCCTCAACGCTTTGCAGGAAGATGAGAAGGCCAACTTGAAGCAGCGCCTGCAGAAGGCCTCGGACGAACAGGAAAAGGTGGAGAAGGACTGGTGA